The Streptomyces sp. NBC_01244 genome contains a region encoding:
- a CDS encoding FAD-binding and (Fe-S)-binding domain-containing protein, which produces MPLLEPKPGALRPRTISGPAPDRVPDHRSTGTPEPLRSELAELLGAGKVLSGVSDLVRYASDASPYRFLPQVVVIAEDIDDVSAVLSYAHGKQREVVFRAAGTSLNGQAQGEDILVDVRRHWAGVEVLEEGLRARIQPGTTVVRANAALARHGRVLGPDPASAIACTLGGVVANNASGMTAGTTRNSYRTLSSLTFVLPSGTVVDTADPRADEELAHAEPALCHGLMEIKKEIEADPGLVARIRAKYEIKNTTGYRLDAYLDGATPVEILRGLMVGSEGTLGFIAEVVFDTLPLDRELTSALLFFPSLPAAAAAVPLFNEAGALAVELMDGNTLRASVSVAGVPADWAALPKDTTALLVEFRAPDEAGRAEYERRAAAVLAGLDLVAPVASVTNAFTRDARTISGYWKARKAFVTAVGGARASGTTLITEDFAVPPSRLAEACEALLELQAEHGFDAAVAGHAAHGNLHFLLAFDAARPADVERYAAFMEAFCRLTVERFDGSLKAEHSTGRNMAPFLELEWGPRATEMMWRTKRVIDPDLVLAPRILLDRDPKAHLRGLKTIPQVEAVADPCIECGFCEPTCPSEDLTTTPRQRIVLRREMMRQQPGSPVLDGLLDAYGYDAVDTCAGDSTCKLACPVGIDTGALMKDFRHRRHSPREERAAELAALRFGAVEVAARLAVAAADKITDAVGDRILQAVTGAARRAVRPDLVPEWLPQVPGAAARKLPATRRGGAAAVYYPACVNRIFGGPDGTSGPSLPEAVVAVSERAGRPVWIPGDVRGTCCATIWHSKGYDAGNRVMANRIVEAAWGWTAGGRLPLVVDASSCTLGIAHEVVPYLTDDNRSLHAELRIVDSVVWAAEELLPHLEVRRTVGSAVLHPTCSMRHLDDEAQLRAVAEACADEVVVPYDTGCCAFAGDRGMLHPELTESATAREAAEVTARQFDAHLSANRMCEVGMDRATGRSYYSALLELERATRP; this is translated from the coding sequence GCAAGGTGCTCTCGGGCGTCTCCGACCTGGTCCGCTACGCCTCCGACGCCTCCCCGTACCGGTTCCTGCCGCAGGTCGTCGTGATCGCCGAGGACATCGACGACGTCTCCGCCGTCCTGTCCTACGCCCACGGCAAGCAGCGCGAGGTGGTCTTCCGGGCCGCCGGGACCTCGCTCAACGGCCAGGCCCAGGGCGAGGACATCCTCGTCGACGTCCGCCGTCACTGGGCCGGGGTCGAGGTGCTGGAGGAAGGCCTGCGGGCCCGGATCCAGCCCGGCACCACCGTCGTGCGCGCCAACGCCGCGCTCGCCCGGCACGGCCGCGTCCTGGGCCCGGACCCGGCCAGCGCCATCGCCTGCACCCTCGGCGGCGTCGTCGCGAACAACGCCTCCGGCATGACGGCGGGCACCACGAGGAACTCGTACCGCACCCTGTCCTCCCTCACCTTCGTCCTGCCGAGCGGCACCGTCGTGGACACCGCCGACCCGCGCGCCGACGAGGAGCTGGCGCACGCCGAGCCCGCCCTGTGCCACGGCCTGATGGAGATCAAGAAGGAGATCGAGGCCGATCCGGGGCTCGTCGCCCGCATCCGGGCCAAGTACGAGATCAAGAACACCACCGGGTACCGCCTCGACGCCTATCTCGACGGCGCCACCCCGGTGGAGATCCTGCGCGGTCTGATGGTCGGCTCCGAAGGCACCCTCGGCTTCATCGCCGAGGTCGTCTTCGACACCCTGCCGCTGGACCGCGAGCTCACCAGCGCCCTGCTCTTCTTCCCCTCGCTGCCCGCCGCGGCCGCCGCCGTACCGCTCTTCAACGAGGCGGGGGCGCTGGCCGTCGAGCTGATGGACGGCAACACCCTGCGCGCCTCGGTGAGCGTCGCGGGCGTCCCCGCCGACTGGGCCGCTCTGCCCAAGGACACCACCGCGCTGCTGGTGGAGTTCCGGGCCCCCGACGAGGCCGGCCGCGCGGAGTACGAGCGGCGCGCCGCCGCGGTGCTGGCCGGCCTGGACCTGGTGGCCCCGGTGGCCTCGGTGACCAACGCCTTCACCCGCGACGCCAGGACCATCTCCGGCTACTGGAAGGCCCGCAAGGCCTTCGTCACCGCCGTCGGCGGCGCCCGCGCCTCCGGCACCACCCTGATCACCGAGGACTTCGCGGTCCCACCGTCCCGGCTGGCCGAGGCCTGCGAGGCCCTCCTCGAACTCCAGGCGGAGCACGGCTTCGACGCCGCCGTCGCCGGTCACGCCGCCCACGGCAACCTGCACTTCCTGCTCGCCTTCGACGCCGCCCGGCCGGCCGACGTGGAGCGGTACGCCGCCTTCATGGAGGCCTTCTGCCGGCTCACCGTCGAGCGCTTCGACGGGTCCCTGAAGGCCGAGCACTCCACCGGCCGCAACATGGCCCCCTTCCTGGAACTGGAGTGGGGGCCCCGGGCCACCGAGATGATGTGGCGCACCAAGCGGGTCATCGACCCCGACCTGGTGCTGGCCCCGCGGATCCTCCTGGACCGCGACCCGAAGGCGCACCTGCGCGGCCTCAAGACGATCCCGCAGGTGGAGGCCGTCGCCGACCCCTGCATCGAGTGCGGGTTCTGCGAACCGACCTGCCCCAGCGAGGACCTGACGACCACCCCGCGCCAGCGGATCGTGCTGCGCCGGGAGATGATGCGCCAGCAGCCCGGCTCCCCCGTGCTCGACGGTCTGCTCGACGCGTACGGGTACGACGCCGTGGACACCTGCGCCGGCGACTCCACCTGCAAGCTCGCCTGTCCCGTCGGCATCGACACCGGCGCCCTGATGAAGGACTTCCGCCACCGCCGGCACAGCCCGCGCGAGGAGCGTGCGGCCGAGCTCGCCGCCCTGCGGTTCGGCGCGGTCGAGGTGGCCGCCCGGCTGGCCGTGGCCGCCGCCGACAAGATCACCGACGCCGTCGGGGACCGGATCCTCCAGGCCGTGACGGGGGCCGCGCGCAGGGCCGTACGGCCCGACCTGGTTCCGGAGTGGCTGCCGCAGGTCCCCGGCGCCGCGGCCCGCAAACTGCCCGCCACCCGGCGCGGGGGCGCCGCCGCGGTGTACTACCCGGCCTGCGTCAACCGGATCTTCGGCGGCCCCGACGGCACGTCCGGGCCCTCCCTGCCCGAGGCCGTGGTGGCGGTGTCGGAGCGGGCCGGCAGGCCGGTGTGGATCCCCGGAGACGTCCGGGGCACCTGCTGCGCGACGATCTGGCACTCCAAGGGGTACGACGCCGGCAACCGCGTGATGGCCAACCGGATCGTGGAGGCCGCCTGGGGCTGGACGGCCGGCGGGCGGCTGCCGCTCGTGGTCGACGCGTCCTCCTGCACCCTGGGCATCGCGCACGAGGTGGTCCCGTACCTCACCGACGACAACCGCTCGCTCCACGCGGAGTTGCGAATCGTCGACTCCGTCGTCTGGGCCGCCGAGGAACTGCTGCCGCACCTGGAGGTCCGGCGCACGGTGGGCTCGGCGGTGCTCCACCCCACCTGTTCGATGCGGCACCTGGACGACGAGGCACAGCTTCGGGCGGTCGCCGAGGCCTGCGCCGACGAGGTGGTGGTCCCGTATGACACCGGGTGCTGCGCCTTCGCGGGCGACCGCGGCATGCTGCACCCGGAGCTGACGGAGTCGGCGACGGCCCGCGAGGCCGCCGAGGTCACAGCGCGGCAGTTCGACGCGCACCTGTCGGCGAACCGGATGTGCGAGGTGGGCATGGACCGGGCCACGGGCCGCAGCTACTACTCGGCGCTGCTGGAACTGGAGCGAGCCACCCGCCCGTAG
- a CDS encoding tryptophan 2,3-dioxygenase family protein, protein MESDPLLRMTAWERPMATTLIEIRRWAAADRMAEESDGISLARSVTEHVRRTGKHFLSDRVLVRLSDIRRRHGANRPFLSAFLDCALDKHEGRFQNRTYLALPVLELLMDDRHAPLSADRMSTLLMADVVRFEIEAAAGAPEGPERGRPDESTLSTRLRHALRLVTTGLGQAETDDLPSRLAHTPRHRLEDLVDRLPRPATTDCGRWFDVTVQPVSVVHDEYFFIRVLQTHEMHFTAIAAAVKKVIEALRAGNPEGAVELLDHAVVMFERAATLFRVVATMRAEQFSAFRQYTQGASAIQSDQYKRFESLCGVPPVPRLQSSAFTSVPAVRAEVEDPGHDTVTRAYLDLRNEGRFDRARWNRLDTAISRLESGHQRWKSAHRGLAARMLGDAHGSGYTDGVPYLTECLGNRLFWQLDTVDRTSAPAA, encoded by the coding sequence GTGGAAAGCGACCCTTTACTTCGCATGACGGCTTGGGAGAGACCAATGGCGACGACCCTGATCGAGATCAGGCGCTGGGCGGCCGCTGACCGAATGGCGGAGGAATCGGACGGCATTTCCCTCGCCCGGTCCGTGACGGAACACGTGCGGCGGACAGGAAAGCATTTCCTTTCGGATCGAGTGCTGGTGCGACTGAGTGACATCAGGCGACGGCACGGGGCGAACCGCCCGTTCCTCAGCGCTTTCCTCGACTGCGCGCTCGACAAACACGAGGGACGTTTCCAGAACCGCACCTATCTCGCACTGCCGGTCCTGGAGCTCCTCATGGACGACCGGCACGCCCCGCTGAGCGCGGACCGGATGTCGACCCTGCTGATGGCCGACGTGGTCCGCTTCGAGATCGAGGCGGCGGCCGGTGCGCCCGAGGGGCCCGAGCGGGGCCGGCCGGACGAGTCGACGCTGAGCACGCGGCTGAGGCACGCCCTGCGACTCGTGACGACGGGGCTCGGTCAGGCGGAGACCGACGACCTTCCGTCGCGGCTGGCGCACACTCCCCGGCACCGCCTCGAAGACCTAGTCGACCGCCTGCCCCGGCCGGCGACGACCGATTGCGGCCGGTGGTTCGACGTCACCGTCCAGCCCGTCTCCGTCGTTCATGACGAATACTTCTTCATCCGCGTCCTCCAGACCCACGAAATGCATTTCACCGCGATAGCGGCAGCAGTGAAGAAGGTCATCGAGGCGCTGCGCGCGGGCAATCCGGAAGGGGCCGTGGAGCTGCTGGACCACGCGGTGGTGATGTTCGAGCGGGCCGCGACGCTCTTTCGCGTCGTGGCCACGATGAGGGCGGAGCAGTTCTCCGCTTTCCGGCAGTACACCCAGGGTGCCAGCGCCATTCAGTCCGATCAGTACAAACGGTTCGAGAGCCTGTGCGGTGTTCCGCCCGTACCGCGCCTGCAGTCGTCCGCGTTCACGAGCGTGCCCGCCGTACGGGCCGAGGTGGAAGATCCCGGCCACGACACCGTCACCCGGGCCTACCTCGACCTCCGCAACGAGGGGCGTTTCGACCGGGCGCGGTGGAACCGCCTCGACACGGCGATCAGCCGTCTGGAGAGCGGGCACCAGCGGTGGAAGTCGGCACATCGCGGGCTCGCCGCACGCATGCTCGGCGACGCCCATGGTTCGGGCTACACCGACGGCGTTCCCTACCTGACGGAATGCCTGGGGAACCGACTGTTCTGGCAACTGGACACGGTCGACCGGACATCAGCCCCCGCTGCGTGA
- a CDS encoding ABC transporter ATP-binding protein — MQISDLPYPDPGVPDARSGPRFLWWLGRGQLGGQAKSLCWGLLHFGGIAGLPYTVGMGIDAVVDGDGARLLWVGGLIALLGVAISLGDAMLHRTAVTNWITAAARVQQLLARKTAELGSALTRRVAAGEVVAVSTGDVEKIGWFVEAVSRFLAAALTLVIGCVVLLFYAPTIGVVVALGMPVLALAVLPLLPRATQRADLQREKAGKATELASDTVAGLRVLRGIGGEELFLGRYREASQQVREAAVHSARMWALISAVQVLLPGALLVTVVWYGAALVLDGRLDVGELVAAFSAVATMLYPLRHFEEIAMAYSFSRPSAKRAARVLSLTRTDAEAEAAAEPAVAAEVAHTPAPGGDLYDPETGLLVPAGRLTAVVCGDPDLAGRLAERLGGHPMDAAAGPSVLLGGVALDELALDTARTLVLVQDKDPVLLSGTLRALFDVPASGAVEAPAALAAAQCADVLDALLQSAPGGVDDPMDARITERGRSLSGGQRQRLALARSLVTDPEVLVLDEPTSAVDSHTEARIADGIAALRAGRTTVVLASSPLLLDRADRVVLIDEGKAVASGTHRELLHGDPRYRAVVTRETEEEQRTVEEQQLPRLESVLTEIEESA, encoded by the coding sequence ATGCAGATCAGCGATCTTCCGTATCCGGACCCAGGGGTACCCGATGCTCGCTCCGGCCCCCGGTTCCTCTGGTGGCTGGGGCGGGGCCAACTCGGCGGACAGGCCAAAAGCCTGTGCTGGGGGCTGCTCCACTTCGGCGGCATCGCGGGCCTGCCGTACACCGTGGGCATGGGCATCGACGCGGTCGTGGACGGCGACGGCGCCCGGCTGCTGTGGGTCGGCGGTCTGATCGCGCTGCTCGGCGTCGCGATCTCGCTCGGCGACGCGATGCTGCACCGCACGGCCGTCACCAACTGGATCACCGCCGCCGCGCGGGTCCAGCAACTGCTCGCCCGCAAGACCGCCGAGCTGGGCTCCGCCCTGACCCGGCGGGTCGCGGCGGGCGAGGTGGTGGCCGTCTCCACGGGTGACGTGGAGAAGATCGGCTGGTTCGTCGAGGCGGTCTCCCGCTTCCTGGCCGCAGCCCTGACCCTGGTCATCGGCTGTGTCGTCCTGCTGTTCTACGCGCCCACGATCGGCGTGGTCGTGGCCCTCGGCATGCCGGTGCTCGCCCTGGCCGTCCTGCCGCTGCTGCCGCGCGCCACCCAACGCGCCGACCTCCAGCGGGAGAAGGCGGGCAAGGCCACCGAACTTGCCTCGGACACCGTGGCGGGGCTCCGGGTCCTGCGCGGCATCGGCGGTGAGGAACTCTTCCTCGGCCGCTACCGAGAGGCCTCGCAGCAGGTCCGCGAAGCAGCCGTGCACAGTGCCCGGATGTGGGCGCTGATCTCCGCGGTCCAGGTGCTGCTGCCGGGAGCGCTGCTGGTCACGGTGGTCTGGTACGGGGCCGCTCTCGTACTGGACGGCCGCCTGGACGTCGGCGAACTCGTCGCCGCCTTCAGCGCGGTGGCGACCATGCTCTACCCGCTGCGGCACTTCGAGGAGATCGCGATGGCGTACTCCTTCTCGCGCCCCTCCGCCAAGCGGGCGGCCCGCGTGCTGTCGCTGACCCGGACCGACGCGGAGGCGGAGGCCGCCGCGGAACCGGCCGTCGCCGCCGAGGTCGCCCATACCCCGGCCCCCGGCGGAGACCTGTACGACCCGGAGACCGGGCTGCTGGTCCCGGCGGGCCGGTTGACCGCCGTGGTGTGCGGGGATCCCGACCTGGCGGGCCGCCTCGCGGAGCGCCTGGGCGGGCACCCGATGGACGCCGCGGCCGGACCCTCCGTCCTGCTGGGCGGCGTCGCGCTGGACGAGCTCGCGCTGGACACCGCGCGCACGCTGGTCCTCGTACAGGACAAGGATCCGGTCCTGCTGTCCGGGACGCTGCGCGCACTGTTCGACGTACCGGCGTCCGGGGCGGTCGAAGCTCCGGCGGCGCTCGCGGCGGCCCAGTGCGCGGACGTGCTGGACGCCCTGCTGCAGTCCGCCCCGGGCGGGGTGGACGACCCGATGGACGCCAGGATCACCGAGCGCGGCCGCTCGCTGTCCGGCGGGCAGCGCCAGCGGCTGGCCCTGGCGCGGTCCCTGGTGACCGATCCCGAGGTGCTGGTGCTGGACGAGCCGACCTCGGCGGTCGACTCGCACACCGAGGCCCGGATCGCGGACGGGATCGCGGCCCTGCGCGCCGGTCGCACGACGGTGGTGCTGGCCTCCTCGCCCCTGCTGCTGGACCGCGCCGACCGGGTCGTGCTGATCGACGAGGGCAAGGCGGTGGCGAGCGGCACGCACCGCGAGCTGCTGCACGGCGACCCGCGCTACCGGGCGGTCGTCACCCGCGAGACCGAGGAAGAGCAGCGGACCGTGGAAGAACAGCAGCTCCCGCGGCTGGAATCCGTACTGACTGAGATCGAGGAATCAGCATGA
- a CDS encoding ABC transporter ATP-binding protein — MIGVAPPPYDPAAPETAATLPVGSAATVRGYVRGLFRRHRRAFLVLVGVNTVAVIASMVGPYLLGQVVDRLSEGARELHLGRVGLLFALALGVQTVFVRLVRLRGAMLGEEMLADLREDFLVRSVGLPPGVLERAGTGDLLSRITTDIDRLANAMREAVPQLAIGVVWAGLLYGALAVTAPPPALAALVALPVLVIGCRWYFKRAPRAYRSEAAGYAAVAAVLTETVDAGRTVEAHRLGGQRIELSERRIKEWVAWERYTLFLRTVLFPVVNVTYVTILGSVLMIGGYCVIQGWMSVGQLTTGALLAQMMVDPIGLILRWYDELQVAQVSLARLVGVREIEPDAGDAGVSPDGRDVRADQVHFGYREGVDVLHQVSMSVPPGTRMALVGPSGAGKSTLGRLLAGIYAPRTGEITLGGARLSQMPAERVREHVALVNQEHHVFVGSLRDNLRLARTEAGDAELWAALGAVDAEDWARALDAGLDTEVGSGASALTPAQAQQIALARLVLADPHTLVLDEATSLLDPRAARHLERSLARVLDGRTVIAIAHRLHTAHDADVIAVVEAGRITELGSHDALVEADGAYAALWRSWHG; from the coding sequence ATGATCGGCGTGGCACCGCCACCATACGATCCGGCCGCCCCGGAAACGGCCGCGACCCTGCCCGTGGGCAGCGCCGCGACGGTACGGGGCTACGTGCGCGGCCTCTTCCGCCGCCACCGGCGGGCCTTCCTGGTCCTGGTGGGGGTCAACACGGTCGCGGTCATCGCCTCCATGGTCGGCCCGTACCTGCTGGGCCAGGTCGTGGACCGGCTCTCGGAAGGGGCCCGCGAACTCCATCTGGGCCGGGTGGGCCTGCTGTTCGCCCTGGCGCTCGGCGTCCAGACCGTGTTCGTGCGACTGGTCCGGCTGCGCGGGGCGATGCTCGGCGAGGAGATGCTGGCCGATCTGCGCGAGGACTTCCTCGTGCGGTCGGTGGGCCTGCCGCCGGGCGTGCTGGAGCGCGCGGGGACCGGTGACCTGCTGTCGCGGATCACCACCGACATCGACCGGCTGGCCAACGCGATGCGCGAGGCCGTGCCGCAGCTGGCCATCGGCGTGGTCTGGGCGGGGCTGCTCTACGGGGCGCTCGCCGTGACCGCGCCGCCGCCGGCGCTGGCCGCGCTGGTGGCGCTGCCGGTCCTGGTGATCGGCTGCCGCTGGTACTTCAAGCGGGCGCCCCGGGCCTACCGCTCCGAGGCGGCCGGGTACGCGGCGGTCGCCGCCGTGCTCACCGAGACGGTGGACGCGGGCCGCACCGTCGAGGCGCACCGCCTGGGCGGGCAGCGGATCGAGCTGTCGGAGCGGCGGATCAAGGAGTGGGTGGCGTGGGAGCGGTACACGCTGTTCCTGCGGACGGTCCTCTTCCCCGTCGTCAACGTCACCTACGTGACGATCCTCGGCTCGGTGCTGATGATCGGCGGGTACTGCGTGATCCAGGGCTGGATGTCGGTGGGGCAGCTGACCACGGGCGCCCTGCTCGCGCAGATGATGGTCGATCCGATCGGCCTGATCCTGCGCTGGTACGACGAACTGCAGGTCGCGCAGGTCTCGCTGGCCCGGCTGGTGGGCGTGCGGGAGATCGAGCCGGACGCGGGCGACGCGGGTGTCTCCCCCGACGGCCGGGACGTCAGGGCCGACCAGGTGCACTTCGGGTACCGCGAGGGCGTCGACGTACTGCACCAGGTGTCGATGTCGGTGCCGCCGGGCACCCGGATGGCCCTGGTCGGGCCCTCGGGCGCCGGCAAGTCCACGCTGGGCCGGCTCCTGGCGGGCATCTACGCACCGCGGACCGGTGAGATCACCCTCGGTGGGGCGCGGCTGTCGCAGATGCCGGCGGAGCGGGTGCGCGAGCACGTGGCCCTGGTCAACCAGGAGCACCACGTGTTCGTGGGCTCCCTGCGGGACAACCTGCGGCTCGCGCGCACGGAGGCCGGTGACGCCGAGCTGTGGGCGGCGCTCGGCGCGGTCGACGCGGAGGACTGGGCGCGGGCGCTGGACGCCGGTCTGGACACCGAGGTCGGCTCGGGAGCCTCGGCGCTGACCCCGGCACAGGCGCAGCAGATCGCGCTGGCCCGACTGGTGCTGGCCGATCCGCACACGCTCGTACTGGACGAGGCCACCTCGCTGCTGGACCCGCGCGCGGCCCGGCACTTGGAGCGTTCGCTGGCCCGGGTGCTGGACGGCCGCACGGTGATCGCGATCGCGCACCGGCTGCACACCGCGCACGACGCGGACGTGATCGCGGTGGTCGAGGCCGGCCGCATCACCGAGCTCGGCTCGCACGACGCCCTGGTCGAGGCCGACGGCGCGTACGCCGCCCTGTGGCGCTCCTGGCACGGCTGA
- a CDS encoding metal-dependent hydrolase, producing the protein MMGPAHSLSGAAAWLGVGAAAAASGHPMPWPVLVVGALICAGAALAPDLDHKSATISRAFGPLSRGLCEVVDKISYGVYKATRAPRDARRTGGHRTLTHTWVWAVLIGAGASAIAVTADRWGVLALLFIHLVLAVEGLLWRAARMSSDVLVWLLGATSAWILAGVLDQPGNGSDWLFTAPGQEYLWLGLPIVLGALVHDIGDALTVSGCPILWPLPIAGKRWYPIGPPKMMRFRAGSWVELKVLMPVFMLLGGAGGASALGFF; encoded by the coding sequence ATGATGGGTCCGGCGCACTCACTGTCCGGGGCAGCGGCCTGGCTGGGGGTGGGTGCCGCGGCGGCAGCCTCCGGGCACCCGATGCCCTGGCCCGTCCTCGTCGTCGGCGCCCTCATCTGCGCCGGAGCCGCCCTCGCCCCCGACCTGGACCACAAGTCGGCGACGATCTCCCGCGCCTTCGGTCCGCTCTCCCGGGGCCTGTGCGAGGTGGTCGACAAGATCTCCTACGGGGTCTACAAAGCCACCCGGGCCCCGCGCGACGCCCGCCGCACCGGCGGCCACCGCACCCTGACCCACACCTGGGTCTGGGCCGTCCTGATCGGCGCCGGCGCCTCCGCCATCGCCGTCACCGCGGACCGGTGGGGCGTCCTCGCCCTCCTCTTCATCCACCTGGTCCTCGCCGTCGAAGGCCTGCTGTGGCGGGCCGCCCGCATGTCCAGCGACGTCCTGGTCTGGCTGCTCGGCGCGACCAGCGCCTGGATACTCGCCGGCGTGCTCGACCAGCCCGGCAACGGCTCCGACTGGCTCTTCACCGCCCCCGGCCAGGAGTACCTCTGGCTCGGCCTGCCGATCGTGCTCGGCGCCCTGGTCCACGACATCGGCGACGCCCTGACCGTCTCCGGCTGCCCGATCCTGTGGCCCCTGCCCATCGCGGGCAAGCGCTGGTACCCGATCGGCCCGCCGAAGATGATGCGCTTCCGCGCGGGCAGCTGGGTGGAGCTCAAGGTCCTCATGCCCGTGTTCATGCTCCTCGGCGGAGCCGGCGGAGCTTCGGCCCTCGGCTTCTTCTAG
- a CDS encoding DEAD/DEAH box helicase, protein MTLIDQLPPNADPDALFEAFSSWAEDQGITLYPAQEEALIEVVSGANVILSTPTGSGKSLVAAGAHFTALAQDKVTFYTAPIKALVSEKFFDLCKLFGTENVGMLTGDASVNSDAPVICCTAEVLASIALRDGKYADIGQVVMDEFHFYAEPDRGWAWQIPILELPQAQFILMSATLGDMKRFEEDLTRRTGRPTSVVRSANRPVPLSYEYVTTPITDTITELLETRQAPVYIVHFTQAQAVERAQSLMSINMCTREEKDKIAELIGNFRFTTKFGQNLSRYVRHGIGVHHAGMLPKYRRLVEKLAQAGLLKVICGTDTLGVGVNVPIRTVLFTALTKYDGTRVRTLRAREFHQIAGRAGRAGFDTAGYVVAQAPEHVIENEKALAKAGDDPKKRRKVVRKKAPEGFVAWSDTTFEKLIGADPEALTSRFKVTNIMLLSVIARPGDAFKAMRHLLEDNHEPRKAQLRHIRRAIAIYRSLLDGGVVEKLDTPDAEGRTIRLTVDLQQDFALNQPLSTFALASFDLLDPESPSYALDMVSVVESTLDDPRQILAAQQNKERGMAVGAMKADGVEYEERMERLQEITYPKPLEELLLHAYDVYSKSHPWVRDHPVSPKSIIRDMYERAMTFTEFTSYYELARTEGIVLRYLAGAFKALDHTIPDDLKSEDLQDLIEWLGELVRQVDSSLLDEWEQLANPEVETAEQAQEKADQVKPVTANARAFRVLVRNAMFRRVELAALDHVNVLGELDGDSGWDADAWGEAMDGYWDEYDDLGTGPDARGPKLLQIEEDPAHGLWRVRQTFADPNGDHGWGISAEVDLAASDEEGRAVLRVTSVGELGQL, encoded by the coding sequence GTGACCCTCATTGATCAGCTCCCGCCGAACGCCGACCCCGACGCCCTCTTCGAGGCTTTCTCCTCGTGGGCGGAGGACCAGGGCATCACCCTGTACCCGGCCCAGGAGGAAGCGCTGATCGAGGTCGTCTCGGGCGCGAACGTGATCCTGTCCACCCCGACCGGCTCCGGCAAGAGCCTGGTGGCGGCGGGTGCGCACTTCACGGCCCTGGCCCAGGACAAGGTCACCTTCTACACCGCGCCGATCAAGGCGCTGGTCTCGGAGAAGTTCTTCGACCTGTGCAAGCTCTTCGGCACCGAGAACGTCGGCATGCTGACCGGCGACGCCTCGGTGAACTCGGACGCGCCGGTGATCTGCTGCACCGCCGAGGTCCTGGCCTCGATCGCCCTGCGCGACGGCAAGTACGCCGACATCGGCCAGGTCGTGATGGACGAGTTCCACTTCTACGCGGAACCGGACCGCGGCTGGGCCTGGCAGATCCCGATCCTGGAGCTGCCGCAGGCGCAGTTCATCCTGATGTCGGCGACGCTCGGCGACATGAAGCGGTTCGAGGAGGACCTGACCCGGCGCACCGGCCGGCCCACCTCGGTGGTCCGCTCCGCGAACCGGCCCGTTCCGCTGTCCTACGAGTACGTCACGACGCCGATCACCGACACCATCACCGAGCTGCTGGAGACCCGGCAGGCGCCGGTCTACATCGTGCACTTCACCCAGGCCCAGGCGGTCGAGCGGGCGCAGTCGCTGATGAGCATCAACATGTGCACCCGCGAGGAGAAGGACAAGATCGCCGAGCTGATCGGCAACTTCCGCTTCACCACCAAGTTCGGCCAGAACCTCTCGCGCTACGTCCGCCATGGCATCGGCGTGCACCACGCGGGCATGCTGCCCAAGTACCGCCGCCTGGTGGAGAAGCTGGCCCAGGCCGGGCTGCTCAAGGTCATCTGCGGCACCGACACCCTCGGCGTCGGCGTCAACGTCCCGATCCGCACGGTGCTGTTCACGGCGCTGACGAAGTACGACGGCACCCGGGTCCGCACGCTGCGCGCCCGCGAGTTCCACCAGATCGCCGGCCGCGCCGGCCGGGCCGGCTTCGACACCGCCGGTTATGTGGTGGCCCAGGCGCCCGAGCACGTCATCGAGAACGAGAAGGCCCTCGCCAAGGCGGGCGACGACCCGAAGAAGCGCCGCAAGGTGGTCCGCAAGAAGGCCCCCGAGGGCTTCGTGGCCTGGTCGGACACCACCTTCGAGAAGCTCATCGGCGCCGACCCGGAGGCGCTGACCTCGCGCTTCAAGGTCACCAACATCATGCTCCTGTCGGTCATCGCCCGGCCCGGCGACGCCTTCAAGGCGATGCGCCACCTGCTCGAGGACAACCACGAGCCGCGCAAGGCCCAGCTGCGCCACATCCGGCGGGCCATCGCCATCTACCGCTCCCTGCTGGACGGCGGCGTCGTCGAGAAGCTCGACACCCCGGACGCCGAGGGCCGCACGATCCGGCTGACCGTCGACCTCCAGCAGGACTTCGCGCTGAACCAGCCGCTGTCCACCTTCGCCCTGGCCTCCTTCGACCTGCTGGACCCGGAGTCCCCGTCCTACGCGCTGGACATGGTCTCCGTGGTGGAGTCCACGCTGGACGACCCCCGCCAGATCCTCGCCGCCCAGCAGAACAAGGAACGCGGCATGGCCGTGGGCGCGATGAAGGCCGACGGGGTCGAGTACGAGGAGCGGATGGAGCGGCTCCAGGAGATCACCTATCCCAAGCCCCTCGAAGAGCTGCTCCTGCACGCCTACGACGTGTACAGCAAGAGCCACCCGTGGGTCCGCGACCACCCCGTCTCCCCGAAGTCGATCATCCGCGACATGTACGAACGCGCGATGACCTTCACCGAGTTCACCTCGTACTACGAACTGGCGCGGACCGAGGGCATCGTGCTGCGCTACCTGGCCGGCGCCTTCAAGGCTCTCGACCACACCATCCCCGACGACCTCAAGTCCGAGGACCTCCAGGACCTGATCGAGTGGCTCGGCGAGCTGGTCCGCCAGGTCGACTCCAGCCTGCTCGACGAGTGGGAGCAGCTGGCGAACCCGGAGGTGGAGACGGCGGAGCAGGCCCAGGAGAAGGCCGACCAGGTCAAGCCGGTCACCGCGAACGCCCGCGCCTTCCGCGTCCTGGTCCGCAACGCCATGTTCCGCCGGGTGGAACTGGCGGCCCTGGACCACGTCAACGTGCTGGGCGAGCTGGACGGCGACTCCGGCTGGGACGCCGACGCCTGGGGCGAGGCCATGGACGGCTACTGGGACGAGTACGACGACCTGGGTACGGGCCCCGACGCGCGCGGCCCCAAGCTGCTCCAGATCGAGGAGGACCCGGCACACGGCCTGTGGCGCGTCCGGCAGACCTTCGCCGACCCCAACGGGGACCATGGCTGGGGCATCAGCGCCGAGGTGGACCTCGCCGCCTCCGACGAGGAGGGCCGTGCGGTCCTGCGCGTCACCTCGGTCGGCGAACTCGGCCAGCTCTGA